A part of Caretta caretta isolate rCarCar2 chromosome 1, rCarCar1.hap1, whole genome shotgun sequence genomic DNA contains:
- the POLR1D gene encoding protein POLR1D isoform X2, with product MGAMGWMKCPLAGTNKRFLINTIKNTLPSQKEQDQEHEQEEEDSKPPEPSESRKEEKPKKHRTYPYTPSFQARRRVSYSPPRYRNRSRHTKDKYEK from the coding sequence GATGAAGTGCCCTCTTGCAGGTACAAATAAAAGATTTCTTATTAATACTATTAAGAACACGTTACCCTCCCAAAAAGAGCAAGACCAAGAACAtgaacaggaggaggaggacagtaaACCACCTGAGCCAAGCGAgagcaggaaagaagaaaaaccAAAGAAACATAGAACTTATCCTTACACACCCAGCTTTCAGGCCAGAAGAAGAGTCAGCTATTCTCCTCCTAGGTACCGGAACAGGAGCCGGCACACAAAGGATAAGTACGAAAAGTGA